CACAGGCTGTGAACGCTGCCAAGTACGGGGTCGCTGGGGTGTTGGTATACACGGACCCCACAGATATCAACGACGGTCTGAGCTCCGCCAACGCGACCTTCCCAAACTCCTGGCACTTGCCCCCGTCCGGGGTGGAGCGAGGCTCCTACTTTGAGTATTTTGGGGATCCCCTGACTCCCTACCTTCCAGCCAATCCCTCTTCTTTCCGCCTGGACCCTGATGCTGCCCCTGGATTTCCTCCAATTCCCACTCAACCCATTGGCTTCGATGATGCAAAAATCCTTCTCTGGTAAGCTCTGGTGCCCCCGGGGTCCCCGGCCCACCCTCCAGTGGCCCCCAACCTTCAATCCCCACACCCTTCATCTCCTCCCCAGTAACCTCCAGGGAACTGTGGCCCCGGCTGCCTGGCAGGGAGCACTGGGTTGTGACTACAGGTTGGGGCCTGGCTTCCGGTCTGATGGTGACTTCCCAGCAGACAGGTGAGGTGGGGCCCTTCTTCTCAAggctcctctcctcttcccttgtTACGCTTCCCTGCCCACCTCAAGGCCTagcctttcccttccttctctctcccaacCTTCCCCTGACTCCAGAATACCTGTCCTGTTTTCGGGGAAGCCAATGAAACAGCTGCGTGGCCCACAAGGCCCTGTGGAGCTTCACCCCCACTTCACCTCTGACCTCCACGCTCCAGCCATCTCCTCCCTTGAACACGCCAAGCTCATTCCCAAACCAAGACCTCCGCACTTGCTGTTCCATCTGCCTGAAACACCCTTCCCCACACTCCTGCCATTCCTGGCCAGCACCAACCTCCCCACCTGCCACCCGGTAACCTCTCACGGGTGGACCTGTTAgtgtcctccccaccctgcttcaCCCCTGCATTTGCTCAGTTCCTCAGGCTTTGTCTTGCTCAGGGGAGGGAGGTCCCAcaagggcagggctgtgtctgtCCCAGTCACTGCCCAATGCCCGCATACGCTAAGTATCCAATAAGTATTTAACTGAGTGAGTCCATGAAAAGAACTGGAATTAGAAGAGCGGGGcatgcttcctcttttttttttttttttttttctggtgaataGAGGACATTTACTATTTCTGTGCTGGTCAAACAGAACACGGGTGGGGAAGTACATAGGGGAGGGGGCCAAGGGCCCCCTGCCTCTCAGGAGGACTGGCTTGTGCAGGGGTGTTTGGGGGGGAGGTTCTTGGAAAATTGTTCATGGAGTCTTCTCAGCAaaggggcctggcctggggtaTCATGAGCATCCAACACACCCAATCCTTGGCCTAACCTGGGGTCCCCCATTGGGGGTCTGTGGACTCTCACcttttttccagctcctttgcTGGAATCCACACTACCAGCGTGATGGGGGACTTGGTCCTAGCGAGGGGTCTGGAGAGCATCCAGGAAGCAGTCCAGGGTTGGGACTAGGGCTCAGGGCCCACTGCCTGAGGAGATGAGAACCCCTAGGGCTGTGcaccttctttccctctgccctcgtTCCTTCCTCCAGGTTGGCCAAGAGTAGAGTGGGGGTTACCAGGGCCCCCAGCCTCTACTGAGTCCCAGGGTCCTCAGGGTGGGATGGAGGAAGGGTGGGGACAGGGTCTGGGCCACCAACTGACACTGTAAACTTTAGTTTAAAACTGTAacttaagggatgcctgggtctttgctcagtggggagccggctcctccctctgccagctgttgggctctctctctctgacaaaatctttaaaaaaaaaaaaaaaaaacacctataaCTTAAGTGGAGGGAGGGCTTCCAgcctggggccagggtggggagcaaggaggaggagcagggggtcTGAGAGGTGGCAGAGGAAAAAGCCAACAAAAAGCTTTGGTCTTTGGATTAAccgttgggggaggggggcagggaagcGTGCTGAGGGAGAGCGCCTTGCTGCCTTTCCAGTTACCTGTGGGCCAGAGACGTGGTCGTGTCCCTTTGtcgctctgggcctcagtttcccctgcattgggttgggagggggagtgggcagggccAAGACTCTTGTCGCCCCCTTGGCTCCCCAAGCCAGGTGAACGTGAGTGTCCACAACCGCCTGGAGCTGCGGAACTCCTCCAACGTCCTGGGGATCATCCGCGGCGCCGTGGAGCCGGGTGAGCGCCCCCTCAGGCCTCCCTGAGCCCCTAGGGCCGTGCCCCGCCCCGAGCACCCTCTgaccgcgccccccgcgcccccccccgcctGGCCCCGCCCACATTCCCTCCCCCCTGGTTTCTGAGTCTCTGCTCCTCTCGCCAGACCGCTATGTGCTGTACGGAAACCACCGGGACAGCTGGGTACACGGGGCCGTGGACCCCAGCAGTGGCACGGCCGTCCTCCTGGAGCTCTCCCGAGTCCTGGGGACCCTGCTGAAGAAGGGTGAGGCGGCCCCGGTCCCTGGTCTACGGGCTGTCCCAGCAGGGACACCTCCCTGAGCTCGCAGGAGTCCTGTCCCAGCTCCTCTGTCTCATGCTCCGGTGCCCACTTGTGCCAAGCCCGAGGGCCCTGGGGGCCGACCTGCGTGGACGCCAGCCCTGGCCTCGCTCGAGTCGCCCCGTGGGGTATGGGGACTCGTGCAGTGGCTTCCGAGAGCCTCCGTGCCCCTCCAGTGGAGCGAGGCCGGGCGCCGCTGGGAGCAAGGCGGTGCCCAGGCTCTGCCTCCGGGGAGCTTCGGCCCACTTCAGGCAGGGATGACAGACAGTCGTTAACTGAACAAATATGTCCCGTGTGCCTACCGTGTGCCAGGCCCGTTCTAGGCACAGCAGACCCCGACAGTGAACACCCGACTTGCCGCCTGCAGAGACAACTGGGGTCTGCGCTATAAGGAGGAATATCTAAGGGGCTTTCTGGGCACAAGCCCGAGCTCAGGAAGGCCTCCTGTGGAGCTGGcggtttggggtggggtgggggatccAGGTGGAGGGCACAGCATGTGGAAAGGAGGGCCTGGACCAGGTGGCAGCCCAGCTGGGGAGTTTGGAGTTCAGTCTGAGGTTGGCAGGAAGATGgtgtgggattttattttattttgttaaagtttattattttttttaaattatttatttatttatttatttgagagagagagggcacaagtaggggaggggaagggagaagcaggctcggagctgagcagggagccggctgtggggctcgattccaggcccctgagatcatgacctgagccgaaggcagacgcccaaatgACCGAGCTGCCCAGGCTCCCTCTAACCATTTTtgagtgtgcaattcagtggcattaagtatattcagtgttgtgtacccatcacccatcaccatctctagaactttttcatcttccagtACATACAACATCCTAAAGTTAAAGCTATATAATTTGAATTGATACCAACTTAATCTCATACAAAAGCTCTACTCCTATAAAGCTCTGTCCTTCCCCTTTATGGTACTGATGTCACAGATTACATCTTTGTACATGTGTCCCCATTCACATATTGATTTTGAGGGGCCTAAGAGACATTCCTGGGGAGAGGGCAAGCAGGCGGTTGAAGGTGCTGATCTCCAAGGTCAGAAAAGAGACTCCACAGATAAACTGAGTTGTTGAAATCAATGACAGGTAAAACCACAGGTGTGGTTGAGATCAACTGATAGCACAGTGGGGCAAGCTTGTGGAAAGAGGCTGGGAGTGTGGCTTTACCCCCTTTGGTAGTGTAGGAATTTCTGTCTCTGTTGttcaagtgttttattttgaaataatttcagaatacATGAGGCTTGCCAAAATAGTACAAAGGAGTCTTGGACACAGTTCACCCAAATACTCCTGATATTAAGATCTTACCATGttggctctttctctctatattGTTTTCTGGAGTGTTTGAAAGTTGCAGAAATGCTGCACCTTTACCCATAAACATATCactgtgtatttcctaaaaataagaacattttctttcatagCCACAGTAtaatgatcaaaatcaggaaatgaaCAATGTTGATGATGATGTTATGATGACCTTTAGagcaaagaaatttcttttttttttttttttaaagattttatttatttatttgacagagagacacagcgagagagggaacacaagcaaggggagtgggagagggagaagcaggcttcccgcggagcagggagcccgatgcggggctcgatcccaggaccctgggattatgacctgagccgaaggcagatgcttaacgactgagccacccaggcgccccaacaattttcatttaaaacaaaagttgagggggcacctgggtggctcagtcggttaagcgtcggactcttgatctcagctcaagtcttgatctcagggtcctgagttcaagccccaagttgggctccacattgggctccacgctgggcatggagcctacttaaaaagataaaattaaaacaaaaatctgagaAATGATCAAAGGGTATTGAGTTGGAGCTCAAGAGGGGAGCACAACCAGGAACATGTGGTGCTGTAGGCTGCCAGAGGCTGTGGGAGGTGGTGTGGCCAATTCCTTAAGCCcctggactctggagccagaccctGGACTTGAACCCTGGCTCTATGCCTACCAGCTGTgtaaccctgggcaagtcatttaacttttgTGCAGCTCagtttcatctgtgaaatggagacaaTAAGGCTCTTATCCCTCAAAGCGTTGTTTTGAGGATTGACTCAATATGGATAACGCCCTAAGAGGACTTCACTGTATTATCACCGAGTGGAGAAAGTTGCCGGAGAGTTTGGCATGGGATGCGCGAAGGAGACAATTGGGGACGGAGGGTCGGGTGGTCTACTCAAAGCATACCTCTAAGGAAGGGGGAGGCAGGCCATTCTGGCAGAAGGGACCACCTGAGATTGGTATAGAGTTCAATGTTGGGGCGGGGTCCCAGCACAGGCGGAGGCTGGGAAAAGGAAGACGGCGCCTCGGAGAAGGCTGGGCTAGAGAGGCAGCGGGACCTACCTCCTGTCACTGGCTGCCCCACCCGGACCAGCCCTTCCTGCTCTCCACGTCCCTAGCATCTCCCCCAAGCCACCCCGAGATCCGGGGACCGTGTCCTCCCGCCCCTTATCCCCCTCCCCAGGCACCTGGCGTCCCCGCAGATCAATAGTGTTTGCAAGCTGGGGGGCAGAGGAGTTTGGGCTCATTGGCTCCACAGAATTCACCGAGGTGAGTGAGCCCTGAGAAGCGGGTGGTGGAGGGGTTCCCGAGGCGGGGCCTGGCCGGGCTCACCTCGGCCCCCCTACCCGCAGGAATTCTTCAGCAAGCTGCAGGAGCGCACCGTGGCCTACATCAACGTGGACATCTCGGTGTTTGgtacggggggcggggggcggctgGGCTGACTAGGGGGAGGAGAAACGAAGGGGCGGCGGCCCGAATACTTTCTCTGGTCTTCCCACAGCCAATGCCACTTTGAGGGCGCAGGGGACGCCCCCGGTCCAGAGCGTCATCTTCGCTGCCACCAAACAGGTGAAAGGGGGCGGGGCTGGAGCTGGTCCTTGTTGCAGGGGCTTGGCGGTAAGACtgaggccggggcgggggcgggggcgggggggagggtgggcaggcctTGTAGGACCCGCGGGCCCGTGCTTAGGATGGAGACTCCggtgggcctggggaggggccagCCCCAGACTACATTCCTCTTCCGGTCAGATCCCCGCACCAAGCCCTGTTGGCCTCAGCATCTACGACAACTGGATCCGGTATTCCAACCGTAGCAGCCCAGCCTACGGCCTGGTCCCCAGGTGAGCCCAGGGCCAGGACAGGGGACCGGGGAGGGCGGGCTGGCCCAGCGCCCTCCAGCCCGACCATCTTTGTTTTCGCAGCCTAGGCTCCCTGGGTGCCGGCAGCGACTATGCACCGTTCGTTCACTTCCTGGGCATCTCCTCCATGGACATCGCCTACACCTATGACCGGGTGAGTGGTACCCCTCTGTCCCCCAGCTCAGTACGTTgctcccccatccccttcctctCTTAGAGCCTCTCTAGTGCAGACTGGGTCTGGCTTCACCACTCAGTAGCTGTGCTCCCTCCAccaagtttcttaacctttctgagcatCTGTTTATGCTCAcctatattttatcaaatttaagATACTACtgattttgggcgcctgggtggttcagttggttaagcgactgccttcggctcaggtcatgatcctggagtcctaggatcgagtcccgcatcgggctccctgctcagcggggagtccgcttctcgctctgaccctcccccctcttgtgctctctctctttcattctctctgtctcaaataaataaataaaatctttaaaaaaaaaaaaagatactactgATTTTAAGATGCAACATTGTGATATGCACTATGGGAGGGGGGCGACATACTGCCAGTTAGTTGTAGGATGACATTGACTTAAAAagcatcctggggcgcctggctggctcaagccatggagcatgcaactcttgatcttggggtcatgagttcaagtcacacgttggatgtagagattactttaaaaaaaaaaaaaatgttggggcgcctgggtggctcagatggttaagcgtctgcctttggctcaggtcatgatcccagggtcctgggattgagtcccacatcgggctccctgctcagcggggagcctgcttctccctctgcctctctctctctgtctcttataaataaaggaataaaatcttttaaaaaaaataaaaataaaaataaaattaaaaaaaaatcttaaaataaaagaggcATTCTGATTCCAGAGATCTTAAAAAATGATAACATGTTTACCCCAGAATAGATTAAATAACAGTATGAAACAGGGATGCATTCATAGCGTTGGTGCACAGAGTGAAATGAGGTAAGGGATGTGGAGGGCCCAGCCTGTGTCTCCCTGCTCGATGCTCCACGAAGCCCTTTCTCCCCCTCATGGCCATACCGCTCCTGGGTGGgggagctaggatttgaatcctCTCATCTGACTCCCCAGCCTCAGGCTCTTCTTCATGTGAAATGGGAAACTGGCAGCtgacccagctctgccactatcCGCTGTGAGGTCAGGCAGGCGAcagcctttctgagcctcagtctcctcctctgtgaagtaGGAATTCTAGAACCTACCTCATGGCTGTAGCGATGATTTCAGTCATGTCCCTACGTTGTAGCTCACTGTTGGTACACCTCCCCCTCACTTCTCATCCCAAGCCTGTCACCTTGGCCTTGTTCCCCTAGAGCAAGACCTCAGCCAGGATCTACCCCACCTACCACACGGCCTTCGACACCTTTGGTTACGTGGACAAATTTGTGGACCCTGGTGAGGAGGGGGGCAAGGGGAAtcctgaggctgggggaggaTGGGCTGAAGACTGAGCCCTGGCCTGGTCACCCTCCCTGCAGGCTTCGGCAGCCACCAGGCTGTGGCCCGCACAGCAGGGAGCGTGCTTCTTAGGCTCAGTGACAGCCTTTTTCTTCCGCTGAATGTCAGTGACTATGGAGAGACCCTCCGAAGTTTTTTGCAGGCTGCCCAGCAGAACCTGGGGGGCCTGCTGGAGCAGCACAGCATCAGCCTGGGTATGGAGCCCCCTTGACTCGGGAGGTATGGGGCGCCCTGCACCTCCAGGGCTAAGATGCTGGCTGTTCCCACAGGGCCTCTGGTGACTGCAGTGGAGAAGTTTGAGGGGGCAGCTGCGGCCTTGGACCAACACATATCAGCGCTGCAGAAGGGCACCCCTGAGTGAGCAAGGGCGGCAAGCGGGTGTCTGGGAGGGCAGCATCCGGGGCAGAATGCAGGCTGGCCGCTGGGCTGCTGGTTCCAGGGTGACAGAGGTCCTGCCACTTCCAGCCCCCTGCAGGTCCGGATGCTCAACGACCAGCTGATGCTCTTGGAACGGACCTTCCTAAACCCGCGAGCCTTCCCAGAGGAACGCTACTATAGGTGGGCCTTGGGAAGTGCGGGGTGAGGCTGGGCCATGGGCACCCATCTGAGGGAGAATCTAAGAGTTTTGCTGGCCTTTAGAACACAACCCAGCCCCCTGAAACAGCTGGGGAATCAGGTTCAGAGGATGGGAGGCAAATCAAAGTCACCCTGGGACTGTAACCTGCGTCTCTCACCACACTGCTCTGAGGGTCCCAGCTTTCAGAGGCAGTGGGGAGGTGCTTTTGTGCCTTGCTATATATAGCTGAGCCCGTTCCAGGCTGAAGCTCCTCTCTTGGTCCCCGAGTGACTTTGCTTCTCCCGTGTCTCCCGGCAGCCACGTGCTCTGGGCGCCCCGCACCGGCTCCGTAGCCACGTTCCCCGGCCTGGCCAATGCCTGCTCCAGGGCCATGAACACAGGCCCTGGATCCGCAGCCTGGGCTGAAGTGCAGAGGCAGCTCAGCATCTTGGTGGTGGCCCTGGAGGGCGCAGCAGCCACCCTAAGGCCTGTGGCTGACCTCTGACCCCAGCTCCCCACCGTCCTTCAACCTATCCCACTCCAATTTTTCTTGGGTGTGTCCCAGTCTTCCTTGATGCCAACCTGAGGCGCAATCATGGGACCCTATTAAGCTTCTGAGACAACAGCTTAGGGTCCCACCAGTTGTGGACACCTGAGGGGAGTGAAGCCTTCCTCATTCTGGCTCTTGGTTGGCAAAGGGTGAAGAACAGGAGACAGGAATGGTGGGGAGTGGTGCTCTTGGTGTGGGTGGGTAAGGATGGGATGCATGATGCCAACCAGAGCTACCCCTCAGGGAccagcagggaaactgaggcccaggatgGATAATCTGGGTTCTTCTCCCCGTACACCCCTATCGTGTCTCaactcctccctgctctcccccaaataaaccaAGCATAGTTATTATCCCTACAAAACTTTTTATTGTGTAGGAATTACGAAAAAAGAAACAGTGCTTAGATCCAGTCCTGGGCTCTGGGAGAGTGCACGCCTTCTCCTCATGCCGGGGACGTGGGTCTGTCCAcaccctcatcctcctcctcagc
Above is a genomic segment from Halichoerus grypus chromosome 11, mHalGry1.hap1.1, whole genome shotgun sequence containing:
- the NAALADL1 gene encoding aminopeptidase NAALADL1 isoform X2, with the protein product MQWVKVLGGVLGAAALLGLGIILGHFAIPKEADVPAPSISQDLDLEVLETVMQHLDASRIRENLRELSREPHLASSPRDEALVQVLLQRWQDPESGLDSAEAPAYQVLLSFPGQEQPNLVTVVSPTGRVLFSCRQSEQNLTGEQAGPDVVPPYAAYAPPGTPQGLLVYANRGTEEDFTNLQTQGIKLEGTIALIRYGGAGRGAKAVNAAKYGVAGVLVYTDPTDINDGLSSANATFPNSWHLPPSGVERGSYFEYFGDPLTPYLPANPSSFRLDPDAAPGFPPIPTQPIGFDDAKILLCNLQGTVAPAAWQGALGCDYRLGPGFRSDGDFPADSQVNVSVHNRLELRNSSNVLGIIRGAVEPDRYVLYGNHRDSWVHGAVDPSSGTAVLLELSRVLGTLLKKGTWRPRRSIVFASWGAEEFGLIGSTEFTEEFFSKLQERTVAYINVDISVFANATLRAQGTPPVQSVIFAATKQIPAPSPVGLSIYDNWIRYSNRSSPAYGLVPSLGSLGAGSDYAPFVHFLGISSMDIAYTYDRSKTSARIYPTYHTAFDTFGYVDKFVDPGPLVTAVEKFEGAAAALDQHISALQKGTPDPLQVRMLNDQLMLLERTFLNPRAFPEERYYSHVLWAPRTGSVATFPGLANACSRAMNTGPGSAAWAEVQRQLSILVVALEGAAATLRPVADL
- the NAALADL1 gene encoding aminopeptidase NAALADL1 isoform X1, with product MQWVKVLGGVLGAAALLGLGIILGHFAIPKEADVPAPSISQDLDLEVLETVMQHLDASRIRENLRELSREPHLASSPRDEALVQVLLQRWQDPESGLDSAEAPAYQVLLSFPGQEQPNLVTVVSPTGRVLFSCRQSEQNLTGEQAGPDVVPPYAAYAPPGTPQGLLVYANRGTEEDFTNLQTQGIKLEGTIALIRYGGAGRGAKAVNAAKYGVAGVLVYTDPTDINDGLSSANATFPNSWHLPPSGVERGSYFEYFGDPLTPYLPANPSSFRLDPDAAPGFPPIPTQPIGFDDAKILLCNLQGTVAPAAWQGALGCDYRLGPGFRSDGDFPADSQVNVSVHNRLELRNSSNVLGIIRGAVEPDRYVLYGNHRDSWVHGAVDPSSGTAVLLELSRVLGTLLKKGTWRPRRSIVFASWGAEEFGLIGSTEFTEEFFSKLQERTVAYINVDISVFANATLRAQGTPPVQSVIFAATKQIPAPSPVGLSIYDNWIRYSNRSSPAYGLVPSLGSLGAGSDYAPFVHFLGISSMDIAYTYDRSKTSARIYPTYHTAFDTFGYVDKFVDPGFGSHQAVARTAGSVLLRLSDSLFLPLNVSDYGETLRSFLQAAQQNLGGLLEQHSISLGPLVTAVEKFEGAAAALDQHISALQKGTPDPLQVRMLNDQLMLLERTFLNPRAFPEERYYSHVLWAPRTGSVATFPGLANACSRAMNTGPGSAAWAEVQRQLSILVVALEGAAATLRPVADL